One window of Medicago truncatula cultivar Jemalong A17 chromosome 2, MtrunA17r5.0-ANR, whole genome shotgun sequence genomic DNA carries:
- the LOC11436376 gene encoding PX domain-containing protein EREX gives MHPYAYDLSPLMNDISYTTYPYPEEEYEDDYLNPLGNDAVSETPSPLPFGMDWSPPPPNWNGPTTLWPHTSSSSWTFSSTIPSWLLVPQSTPSSDPVVFYKIQVGVRSPQAITTTRIILRRFSDFLDLFSQLKKEFPMKYLPSPPPKKILRIKSEALLEERRRLLEDWMKKLLSDISVSRSAPAAIFLELEAAARASFHDANQPISDEQTSGGTTPSHRIQDGSHGFVKARGSSAASVSGDDTPSEVSELGTPRHAKFESSDHIVDNLTSSHDLNNPTETSVDHAASSQDFINEDNSTDKVAENSGDAIALRLDGADFTPANAHVKRPSTESIGSDLTSSSAVSTLLQDVSHDLPGSCVSSGNSDLLLTLPLDERHKLNRIINTQKQRLATAKTDVEDLVARLNQEMAARQYLVTKVKDLEVELETTQLNCRENMQQAVLTEKERFTQMQWDMEELRRNCLETEMKLKFEEDERLLAESTKASVIQEKQMLQQELDVAREQLKHLQKHHDEFEMKSKTDMKLLVKEVKSLRSSQLELKQQLSELMEEKVDVERTLQKEKERIQFSHDANAKLLHECAILQKRLQECSVNFLVEEEDKLNVDTSPSDALDLLATSDNRIGLLLAEAQLLAQDVENVVDAAEGYRTTDDTGTTNEELRKMLANIFVDNASLRKQVNSVIRCALKSEENEEDEIHLQKTFLSKFLER, from the exons ATGCATCCATACGCATATGATTTATCACCTTTGATGAACGACATCAGCTACACTACTTACCCATATCCCGAAGAAGAATATGAAGATGATTATCTCAATCCACTCGGAAACGACGCCGTTTCAGAAACACCTTCTCCTCTTCCTTTCGGTATGGATTGGAGTCCACCGCCACCTAATTGGAACGGTCCCACCACTCTCTGGCCCCACACTTCTTCCTCCTCTTGGACTTTCTCTTCCACCATTCCTTCTTGGCTTCTTGTTCCTCAATCCACTCCTTCTTCTGATCCCGTTGTG ttttaCAAAATTCAAGTTGGTGTTCGATCCCCTCAAGCTATTACCACTACCAGAATTATATTGCGCAGATTCAGCGATTTTCTTGACTTGTTTTCTCAA cTCAAAAAGGAATTTCCCATGAAATACCTGCCTTCGCCACCACCGAAAAAGATACTGAGAATTAAAAGTGAAGCTCTTTTAGAAGAG CGACGGCGTTTATTAGAGGATTGGATGAAAAAATTGTTATCCGATATTTCTGTATCGAGAAGTGCACCAGCAGCAATATTTCTTGAGTTAGAAGCTGCTGCTAGAGCAT CATTTCACGATGCGAATCAGCCTATTTCAGATGAACAGACTTCTGGTGGTACTACACCATCACATAGGATCCAAGATGGTTCACATGGTTTTGTTAAAGCTCGTGGTTCATCTGCTGCATCTGTTTCTGGTGATGATACCCCTTCTGAGGTTTCTGAGCTGGGAACACCGAGGCATGCAAAATTTGAAAGTTCTGATCATATTGTGGACAATTTAACATCGTCGCATGACTTAAATAATCCAACTGAAACAAGTGTTGATCATGCTGCATCCAGCCAAGACTTTATTAATGAGGATAATAGTACAGACAAGGTCGCCGAGAATTCTGGTGATGCTATAGCTCTTCGCCTAGATGGAGCTGACTTCACACCAGCTAATGCTCATGTCAAAAGACCGTCAACAGAAAGCATTGGAAGTGACTTAACATCGAGTTCAGCTGTGTCAACTTTGCTTCAGGATGTTTCGCATGACCTTCCTGGGAGCTGTGTATCCTCTGGAAACTCAGATTTGTTATTGACTCTTCCATTGGATGAGCGACACAAGTTGAATAGAATTATTAATACCCAGAAGCAGAGACTAGCCACGGCAAAAACGgatgttgaagatcttgtagCAAGATTGAATCAAGAAATGGCTGCAAGACAATATCTTGTGACAAAG GTCAAAGATTTGGAAGTTGAACTTGAAACAACTCAACTGAACTGCAGAGAAAACATGCAGCAGGCTGTTTTAACCGAAAAGGAAAGGTTTACACAAATGCAGTGGGATATGGAGGAACTTCGGAGGAATTGCCTCGAGACAGaaatgaaattgaagtttgaagaG GATGAAAGGTTGCTAGCGGAGTCAACAAAAGCATCCGTTATTCAGGAGAAGCAAATGTTGCAGCAAGAGCTAGATGTGGCTAGAGAACAACTTAAGCACTTGCAGAAACATCATGATGAGTTTGAGATGAAATCAAAGACAGATATGAAGTTGCTAGTAAAGGAAGTGAAATCCCTTAGAAGCTCTCAGTTAGAACTAAAGCAGCAGCTCAGCGAATTGATGGAGGAAAAAGTAGATGTGGAG AGAACTCTTCAGAAGGAAAAGGAAAGAATACAGTTTTCACATGATGCTAATGCAAAGTTGTTGCATGAGTGTGCAATCCTTCAGAAGAGGCTTCAGGAGTGCAGTGTAAATTTTCTTGTTGAAGAGGAAGATAAACTAAATGTTGATACTTCACCATCTGATGCTTTGGATTTGTTAGCAACATCAGATAATCGGATTGGTCTCTTGCTTGCAGAG GCACAGCTCTTGGCACAAGATGTAGAAAATGTTGTGGATGCTGCGGAAGGATATAGAACTACAGATGATACTGGGACAACTAATGAAGAATTAAGGAAAATGTTGGCTAATATTTTTGTAGACAATGCCAGTTTAAGGAAACAAGTCAATTCTGTTATCCGTTGTGCTCTCAAATCTGAGGAGAATGAGGAAGATGAGATCCATTTGCAAAAAACTTTTCTAAGCAAGTTCTTAGAGAGATAA